Proteins co-encoded in one Streptococcus ruminicola genomic window:
- the rpoZ gene encoding DNA-directed RNA polymerase subunit omega: MMLKPSIDTLLDKVPSKYSLCILQAKRAHELEAGAKPTQEFKSVKATLQALEEIESGNVVIHPDPEAKRAAVHARIEAERLAKEEEERKIKEQIAKEKEEGEKI, from the coding sequence ATGATGTTAAAACCTTCTATTGACACTTTGCTTGATAAAGTGCCATCAAAATACTCACTTTGCATTCTTCAAGCTAAACGCGCTCACGAACTTGAAGCTGGTGCAAAACCAACTCAAGAATTCAAATCAGTAAAAGCTACTTTGCAAGCTCTTGAAGAAATTGAATCTGGTAACGTTGTTATCCACCCAGATCCAGAAGCAAAACGTGCTGCTGTACATGCTCGTATCGAAGCAGAACGCTTGGCGAAAGAAGAAGAAGAACGTAAAATCAAAGAACAAATCGCTAAAGAAA